A genomic window from Aerosakkonema funiforme FACHB-1375 includes:
- a CDS encoding serine/threonine protein kinase — MNLTGYQLKTELYNGSRTVVYRAQREADSLPVAIKLLKNPYPSFSELVQFRNQYTIAKNLTSPLIIQTHSLENYQNGYALVMEDFGGVALSNYFKLREKLPIQLLPEFLSIALVLCDAIELLYRERVIHKDIKPSNILINPQTKEVKLIDFSIASLLPRETQTLVNPNVLEGTLAYISPEQTGRMNRGIDYRTDFYSLGVTFYEILTGELPFQSNEPMELVHCHIAKRPKLVNEINPELPVVLSKIVSKLMAKNAEDRYQSALGLKWDLEQCWQQLRTKGQIEAFPIAQRDLCDRFIIPDKLYG; from the coding sequence CTCAAGACAGAATTATATAACGGTTCGAGAACTGTAGTTTATCGCGCTCAGCGCGAGGCGGACTCACTACCAGTCGCGATCAAACTCCTGAAAAATCCCTATCCCAGTTTCAGCGAATTAGTGCAATTTCGCAATCAGTATACGATTGCCAAAAATCTCACTTCACCATTAATTATCCAAACCCATAGCCTGGAAAACTACCAAAATGGTTATGCCTTGGTAATGGAAGATTTCGGAGGAGTTGCTTTGTCTAATTATTTCAAGTTGCGGGAAAAATTACCAATTCAGTTACTGCCAGAATTTTTGTCGATCGCCCTAGTCCTGTGCGATGCCATAGAGCTATTGTATCGAGAACGGGTAATTCACAAAGATATCAAACCTAGCAACATTTTGATTAATCCCCAAACCAAAGAAGTTAAATTAATCGACTTTAGTATTGCCTCCCTGTTACCGAGAGAAACCCAAACGCTAGTAAACCCCAATGTCCTCGAAGGCACATTAGCTTATATTTCTCCCGAACAAACTGGGCGAATGAATCGGGGAATTGACTACCGGACAGATTTTTATTCATTAGGTGTAACTTTTTACGAAATACTGACGGGCGAGTTACCGTTTCAATCAAACGAGCCGATGGAGTTGGTGCATTGTCACATTGCCAAACGGCCCAAATTAGTGAATGAAATCAATCCAGAACTTCCTGTCGTTCTATCAAAAATAGTCTCGAAATTGATGGCGAAAAATGCCGAAGACCGCTATCAAAGCGCATTAGGATTGAAATGGGATCTAGAACAATGCTGGCAGCAATTGCGAACAAAAGGTCAAATTGAAGCTTTTCCTATTGCACAACGAGATCTGTGCGATCGCTTCATCATCCCCGATAAACTTTATGG